In Clostridia bacterium, a genomic segment contains:
- a CDS encoding diguanylate cyclase translates to MGSVTALLCTIVYLVLLLIIATVPRNRLQLVFSFLIGTLFVWSAASWVATAVMPDRLEPWVMVVAATTLMACSAFYHLATIISDRPANLTIIASYLATAVGIGLVLVASPVTEITFTPGHLGIALNYRLTVWALPAAIVVLPWSALALYYLAKGYASSKEDQVKRRLSLALAGGVFYFASGLTQLYPPWGGSEVSLWLHLAGSVFLTFAIYRLDLLRDRIFKKALAYLLRTSILTAVLFTAIMGVQSLPDTSARAATITLLVMLAFFLSAILGFIRDVTLYGVERIFFPHDYFYRRAWQRFSHQATSIVDLSVLAPSLLNNLVSAMRLEAAHLYLVRKQVDLAPHLDLPSVTFVDPGHEMVKAVRAGQARGHSPAALSNGYWLGDGLVRWEGKLLFPLWMGRELIGVLDIGNKKSGATFSYGELEMLRNFCQNAAIALGNAILLAEMRLEASLDFLTGLYNHRYFQEALREGVAHARQHNYPVALLLLDIDLFKLYNDVHGHSLGDEALIRLSSLITQLVSRESYPRACLARHGGEEFAIMLPQVDKLSAIGLAEDIREHIQKAFMSEGLVPMLTVSIGVAAYPQDAQSARTLLEAAESALDLAKAKGRNRVQAFRPDSENGNGPAADAASPSAEVAAADGASAHTETKRLRRQVHRAYLATIYALAATIEAKDEYTYGHSRRVAEYVGSLAKALNLPESKRNNLVIAGMLHDLGKIGVPEHILKKPGPLTSEEIAVVRSHVELSVTILRNVPELAGTLAAIQFHHEHYQGTGYPLGLKGEEIPLEGRIMAVADAFEAMTSNRPYRKAMSIEEACLELQRCAGTQFDPKLVQVFIENVIRPSGKLAAGAASGPASPRSASGPGGETVSRMNTARPSHQYPDACCQ, encoded by the coding sequence ATGGGATCGGTAACTGCACTGCTTTGCACTATAGTTTATTTAGTGCTGCTCCTGATCATAGCCACCGTGCCCAGGAATCGGCTCCAATTAGTTTTCAGCTTTCTTATAGGTACTTTATTTGTCTGGAGTGCTGCCTCCTGGGTAGCTACCGCGGTCATGCCCGACCGCCTGGAGCCTTGGGTCATGGTAGTGGCCGCCACCACGCTGATGGCCTGTTCTGCCTTTTACCACTTGGCCACCATCATCTCCGATCGGCCCGCCAACTTAACCATCATCGCCAGCTATCTAGCCACAGCCGTAGGTATAGGCCTTGTCCTGGTTGCTTCGCCAGTCACCGAGATTACTTTTACCCCTGGGCATTTAGGAATAGCTCTTAACTACCGCCTCACTGTTTGGGCCCTACCAGCCGCCATCGTGGTACTTCCCTGGTCCGCACTAGCCCTTTACTATCTGGCTAAGGGTTACGCTAGCAGCAAGGAAGATCAGGTGAAGCGGCGGCTTTCGCTGGCGCTAGCCGGCGGTGTCTTCTATTTCGCCAGCGGCCTGACCCAGCTTTATCCCCCCTGGGGTGGAAGTGAGGTAAGTCTGTGGCTGCATCTTGCCGGATCGGTTTTCCTCACTTTTGCCATTTACCGCCTCGACCTCCTTAGGGACCGTATCTTCAAGAAGGCCCTGGCCTACCTACTTCGCACCAGTATCCTAACTGCGGTGCTTTTTACCGCCATTATGGGGGTGCAGTCACTCCCTGATACTAGCGCTCGCGCCGCCACTATCACCCTGCTGGTAATGCTAGCGTTTTTCTTGTCAGCCATACTGGGTTTCATCCGTGACGTTACCCTATATGGGGTAGAACGCATCTTCTTCCCGCATGATTATTTTTATCGGCGAGCTTGGCAACGGTTTAGCCACCAGGCTACCTCCATAGTGGATCTAAGTGTCCTGGCTCCTTCCCTGCTTAATAACCTAGTCAGCGCCATGCGCCTGGAAGCCGCTCACCTCTACTTGGTGAGGAAACAAGTAGACCTGGCGCCCCACCTCGACCTACCGTCAGTTACCTTTGTTGATCCTGGTCATGAGATGGTCAAAGCTGTCCGAGCTGGGCAAGCTCGCGGTCACTCTCCCGCCGCCCTCTCCAACGGCTATTGGCTAGGAGATGGCCTGGTAAGGTGGGAGGGCAAGTTGTTATTCCCCCTGTGGATGGGCCGCGAGTTGATTGGGGTCTTGGATATAGGCAACAAGAAATCGGGGGCTACTTTTTCTTATGGCGAGCTGGAAATGCTCCGCAATTTCTGCCAGAATGCTGCCATCGCTCTGGGCAATGCCATACTCCTGGCCGAGATGCGCCTGGAGGCTTCCCTGGATTTCCTTACCGGACTCTACAACCACCGCTATTTTCAGGAGGCGCTACGGGAAGGGGTAGCTCATGCCCGACAGCATAATTATCCGGTAGCCTTGCTGCTACTAGACATCGACCTATTTAAGCTCTATAACGATGTGCATGGTCATTCCTTAGGCGATGAAGCTTTGATCCGGCTGAGCAGCCTAATTACCCAATTGGTGAGCCGTGAATCTTATCCTCGCGCCTGCCTGGCCCGCCACGGAGGAGAAGAATTCGCCATCATGCTACCGCAAGTGGATAAGCTAAGCGCAATAGGGTTAGCTGAGGATATTCGGGAGCACATCCAGAAAGCCTTCATGTCTGAAGGCCTGGTACCGATGCTAACCGTCAGCATCGGGGTGGCGGCATACCCACAGGACGCTCAAAGCGCCCGGACGCTGCTTGAGGCGGCAGAGAGCGCTCTAGATTTGGCCAAGGCCAAGGGCCGGAACCGAGTTCAAGCTTTTCGACCAGATTCCGAGAATGGCAACGGGCCGGCGGCCGATGCGGCTTCACCTTCAGCCGAGGTAGCAGCGGCTGATGGCGCTTCTGCCCACACCGAAACCAAACGCCTGCGCCGCCAAGTACATCGAGCTTATCTGGCTACCATTTATGCTTTAGCTGCCACCATTGAAGCCAAGGATGAGTATACCTATGGCCATTCGCGCCGGGTGGCGGAATACGTCGGCTCCTTGGCCAAAGCCCTGAACTTGCCCGAAAGCAAGAGAAACAATTTGGTCATCGCCGGCATGCTTCATGACTTAGGCAAAATTGGCGTACCTGAGCACATTCTCAAGAAACCTGGCCCCCTCACCTCTGAAGAAATAGCAGTGGTACGCAGCCATGTAGAACTGTCGGTTACCATCCTCCGCAACGTTCCGGAGTTGGCCGGTACCCTGGCCGCCATTCAGTTTCACCACGAGCACTATCAAGGCACCGGCTACCCCTTGGGGCTAAAGGGAGAGGAAATACCCCTGGAGGGACGGATCATGGCCGTTGCCGACGCCTTCGAAGCCATGACCTCGAACCGGCCTTATCGTAAGGCCATGAGCATTGAAGAGGCGTGCCTAGAACTGCAGCGCTGCGCTGGCACCCAGTTTG